The following proteins come from a genomic window of Fibrobacter sp. UWR4:
- a CDS encoding outer membrane protein assembly factor: MLTGRFILQSRLLFVLLMVVGLAQAQLLDMSEMSESYMAENMIHKVKVEGMIHMDERSVLSRIGIRDGQSYSPSALTEKVQSSVTSLYESGLFDDVTAWVDYVGEGTDVDLIFKVKELPALDTAIIDGADEVSEDDLRLKIRLIPGRVYSKSQLERDRQAILDYYRSEGYLLAEVGYRETPTDENRNMVTFLVREGEKVKVRQFDIQGNDNVPSEDILEHMLTKQDQWWGGGEFKEVVFNADRDTVLNAIRHFGYLDAELTEYSAEYLPDSSCLFYMGRMVPLGEKLEPLYTLMNDALEDTSSVFYKMAGKPTMQVTHLFRNHRRIGEKQWVTRPMPKVKSEEDAWKYLNDIIRYEDARKEWLSRVDGYKWSNPKIDSLLKIKKRHQYEDKLLVRYMIEDLCPMLNKYDQIKTSSAIIIHIHMNEGRRYYMGGLHFSGNEVLNDQMLKYAFRLDSGMVFDQYLYDASKKALLDAYREDGYLFAQYEEERTFENDSVVNLSYRLTEGLPAQIHKVHIHGNTKTNEKVIRREVRLFPGDTYRQSSLERSFREIMQLNYFDMVIPDIKVVGEQEVDLDFAVQEKEAGTGQFSLGVSYSQSDGLVGTASISIPNCCMGDGQAASFSVEYGSDKKSASISFQEPWLLDKPITLGASLSYSWWNMDDYDEPDITRYGGSVYLGKRLKWPDDYFYGQIGYSWLMNKQGKNVPGSYVVYTGIESALNFRLVRDDKNLPQFPTDGSRYVLDVQWADDKFGSDFNFVKTELTIKWWFPIFRDRLTLALTNEYGIIVGDRLQNRILYQMGGVMGYEGMMRGYSSGSIGYGRLGRSYQYVGAELQLGLVPQTFYLLPFFFDAGNVFGDRYVRKSKVEEPALSPLSEWDPTSLKKDIGFGFRVVVPMLGIIGFDFAWPLDVGETYGGTQRERVGDMEFNFVIGQGF, translated from the coding sequence ATGCTTACAGGTAGGTTTATTCTGCAGTCCCGTTTGCTTTTTGTACTGTTGATGGTGGTTGGTCTTGCCCAGGCCCAGCTTTTGGATATGTCGGAAATGTCCGAAAGCTATATGGCCGAAAATATGATCCACAAGGTAAAAGTGGAAGGAATGATTCACATGGATGAACGTTCAGTTCTTAGCCGAATTGGAATCCGTGATGGTCAAAGCTATTCTCCTTCCGCCCTTACCGAAAAGGTTCAGTCTTCTGTGACTTCCCTGTACGAATCGGGCCTGTTTGACGATGTGACTGCCTGGGTGGACTATGTGGGCGAAGGTACCGATGTGGACCTCATCTTTAAGGTGAAGGAACTGCCTGCTCTTGATACGGCTATTATCGATGGTGCCGATGAAGTTTCCGAAGACGATTTGCGCTTGAAAATCCGCCTGATTCCGGGTCGAGTTTACAGCAAGAGCCAGCTGGAACGTGATCGACAGGCTATTCTGGATTACTATCGCTCCGAAGGATACCTGCTGGCAGAAGTGGGTTATCGTGAGACTCCTACCGATGAAAATCGCAATATGGTGACCTTCCTGGTTCGTGAAGGTGAAAAGGTGAAGGTGCGTCAGTTTGATATTCAGGGGAATGATAATGTTCCCAGCGAAGATATTCTGGAACATATGCTGACCAAGCAGGACCAGTGGTGGGGTGGTGGCGAATTTAAGGAAGTGGTGTTTAATGCCGACCGTGATACGGTGCTAAACGCTATCCGTCATTTTGGTTACCTGGATGCAGAACTGACGGAATACAGCGCAGAATACCTGCCGGACTCCAGCTGCCTGTTCTATATGGGTCGTATGGTTCCCCTGGGTGAAAAGCTGGAACCGCTGTACACTTTGATGAACGACGCCTTGGAAGATACATCTTCCGTATTCTACAAGATGGCGGGCAAACCTACCATGCAGGTGACTCACCTTTTCCGCAATCATCGTCGTATTGGCGAAAAGCAGTGGGTGACCAGACCTATGCCCAAGGTAAAGTCCGAAGAAGACGCCTGGAAGTACTTGAACGATATTATCCGTTATGAGGATGCTCGTAAGGAATGGCTGTCCAGGGTGGACGGTTATAAGTGGAGCAACCCCAAGATCGATTCCTTGCTGAAAATCAAGAAGCGCCACCAGTACGAAGACAAGTTGCTGGTTCGCTACATGATTGAAGACTTGTGCCCCATGCTGAACAAGTATGACCAGATCAAGACTTCTAGCGCCATTATCATTCATATCCACATGAATGAAGGTCGTCGTTACTACATGGGTGGCCTCCACTTCTCCGGTAATGAAGTGCTGAACGACCAGATGCTGAAGTACGCCTTCCGCCTGGATAGCGGCATGGTGTTCGACCAGTACTTGTATGACGCTTCCAAGAAGGCCTTGCTGGATGCTTATCGCGAAGATGGTTATCTGTTTGCCCAGTACGAAGAAGAACGTACCTTCGAAAACGATTCTGTAGTGAACTTGTCCTACCGCTTGACCGAAGGTCTGCCGGCTCAGATTCACAAGGTTCATATCCATGGCAATACCAAGACTAACGAAAAGGTCATCCGTCGTGAAGTTCGTCTCTTCCCGGGCGATACCTACCGTCAGTCCTCCCTGGAACGTTCCTTCCGCGAAATTATGCAGCTGAACTATTTCGATATGGTCATCCCCGATATCAAGGTGGTGGGCGAACAGGAAGTGGACCTTGACTTCGCTGTCCAGGAAAAGGAAGCTGGTACCGGTCAGTTCAGCCTTGGTGTATCCTATAGCCAGAGCGATGGACTTGTGGGTACTGCAAGTATTTCCATTCCCAACTGCTGTATGGGTGATGGCCAGGCTGCATCCTTTAGCGTTGAATATGGTTCCGACAAGAAGAGCGCATCCATTAGCTTCCAGGAACCCTGGCTCCTGGATAAGCCCATTACCTTGGGTGCTAGCCTGAGCTACTCCTGGTGGAACATGGATGATTACGACGAACCGGATATTACTCGTTATGGCGGTAGCGTCTACCTGGGTAAGCGTCTGAAATGGCCTGATGACTACTTCTATGGTCAGATCGGTTATAGCTGGCTCATGAACAAGCAGGGCAAGAACGTCCCGGGAAGTTATGTTGTTTACACGGGTATTGAATCCGCCCTCAACTTCCGCCTGGTGCGAGACGACAAGAACCTGCCTCAGTTCCCCACAGATGGTTCTCGTTACGTGCTGGATGTGCAGTGGGCTGATGACAAGTTCGGCAGTGACTTTAACTTCGTGAAGACTGAGCTTACCATCAAGTGGTGGTTCCCCATCTTCCGTGATCGCCTGACTTTGGCTTTGACCAACGAATACGGCATTATCGTGGGCGACCGACTGCAGAACCGCATCCTTTACCAGATGGGTGGTGTCATGGGTTACGAAGGCATGATGCGTGGTTATAGCTCTGGTTCCATTGGCTATGGTCGACTGGGACGCAGCTATCAGTACGTAGGTGCGGAACTCCAGTTGGGACTGGTTCCCCAGACCTTCTACCTGTTGCCCTTCTTCTTTGATGCTGGTAACGTATTCGGTGATCGTTATGTCCGCAAGTCCAAGGTGGAAGAACCTGCTCTCAGTCCGCTTAGCGAATGGGATCCCACCAGCCTTAAGAAGGATATTGGTTTCGGCTTCCGTGTAGTTGTGCCGATGCTGGGTATTATCGGCTTCGACTTCGCATGGCCTCTGGATGTGGGTGAAACCTACGGCGGTACTCAACGCGAACGTGTGGGCGACATGGAATTCAACTTCGTTATCGGTCAGGGATTCTAA
- the ychF gene encoding redox-regulated ATPase YchF: MGFKCGIVGLPNVGKSTIFNAITNAGAEAANYPFCTIDPNVGMVNVPDARLDALVKVYNPKSIVPAVTEFVDIAGLVKGAANGEGLGNQFLTHIRECQAIMEVVRCFDDGDIVHVHGSVDPVRDVEIIETELILKDLESVEKRLATEAKNARMGGAEAKARLAACEKLRDAFQEGKAARTLAGESEEMDQIIKDLALLTAKPLFYCANVKEDDILTGNAYVDQLKEYAAKNGHEVIMISGKIEEELSQMEPADKVEFLKDLGLQESGLDAVVRKGYEILGLRTFLTAGEKECRAWTFEAGFKAPQCAGVIHSDFERGFIRAETLSYADFEKYGSWNAAKEAGVLRTEGKEYVVQDGDIMLFRFNV; this comes from the coding sequence ATGGGTTTTAAATGTGGTATCGTTGGCCTGCCGAACGTCGGCAAGAGCACCATCTTTAACGCAATCACTAACGCAGGTGCAGAAGCAGCAAACTATCCGTTCTGCACCATCGACCCCAATGTGGGTATGGTGAACGTCCCGGACGCACGTCTTGACGCTCTTGTTAAGGTTTACAACCCCAAGTCCATCGTTCCCGCCGTCACTGAATTCGTGGACATCGCAGGTCTTGTGAAGGGTGCTGCAAACGGCGAAGGTCTGGGCAACCAGTTCCTCACCCACATCCGTGAATGCCAGGCTATCATGGAAGTGGTCCGCTGCTTCGACGATGGCGACATCGTTCACGTCCACGGTTCCGTTGATCCGGTCCGCGATGTTGAAATCATTGAAACCGAACTGATCCTGAAGGACTTGGAATCTGTGGAAAAGCGCCTGGCTACCGAAGCCAAGAACGCCCGTATGGGTGGTGCCGAAGCCAAGGCCCGTCTCGCCGCCTGCGAAAAGCTCCGTGACGCCTTCCAGGAGGGCAAGGCTGCCCGCACTCTCGCAGGTGAAAGTGAGGAAATGGACCAGATCATCAAGGACCTGGCCCTCCTTACCGCAAAGCCCCTGTTCTACTGCGCCAACGTGAAGGAAGACGACATTCTCACCGGTAACGCCTACGTAGACCAGCTGAAGGAATACGCAGCAAAGAACGGTCACGAAGTGATCATGATCAGCGGCAAGATTGAAGAAGAACTTTCCCAGATGGAACCGGCCGACAAGGTTGAATTCCTGAAGGACCTGGGTCTCCAGGAATCTGGTCTCGACGCAGTGGTCCGCAAGGGCTACGAAATTCTCGGTCTCCGCACCTTCCTCACCGCAGGCGAAAAAGAATGCCGTGCATGGACCTTCGAAGCAGGCTTCAAGGCCCCCCAGTGCGCAGGCGTCATCCACTCCGACTTCGAACGCGGCTTCATCCGTGCAGAAACCTTGAGCTACGCCGACTTCGAAAAATACGGCAGCTGGAACGCCGCCAAGGAAGCAGGCGTTCTCCGCACCGAAGGTAAGGAATACGTGGTGCAGGACGGCGACATCATGCTGTTCCGCTTCAACGTGTAA
- a CDS encoding MATE family efflux transporter translates to MATVKNMDLLTGSIWDKILKFAIPLAASSIFQQLFNSADVAVVGKFAGDKALAAVGANTFVINLMVNLFVGLSIGANVVVANALGENRPRSVSRGVHTAVAISLVCGLVLALIGIAFAHPILGAISTPADIMEQADLYFRIYFVGIPFILLYNFCAALLRSKGDTKRPFYVLLVAGAINLVLNVIFVVGFRMDVDGVAIATVIANVISSLTLLFFLKREAGPFKFDFWKLRFTPWILGRMIKIGLPAGVQGALFSFSNVCIQSAINSLGSTAVAASAVAMNPELIVYFWLASFGHACVTFVGQNYGARNLERCKKVVRWTLLLSGLSTFTLGALTCIFYHPILSIFTNDEATIETGMYRVYIVIGLEFINVLIDVTSGALRGMGKSMLPTLICVFGICGIRISWVFVMFPKFGTFKALMFCYPLSWITTGVILVCIYGRFVRKKKIEWASEK, encoded by the coding sequence ATGGCTACTGTGAAAAACATGGATTTGCTGACCGGCTCAATTTGGGATAAGATCCTAAAGTTTGCAATCCCTCTGGCGGCAAGTTCCATTTTCCAGCAGTTGTTTAATTCCGCCGACGTGGCCGTGGTTGGAAAGTTTGCGGGAGACAAGGCCCTGGCTGCCGTAGGAGCCAATACTTTCGTCATTAACCTGATGGTAAACCTTTTCGTTGGACTTTCTATAGGTGCCAATGTGGTGGTTGCAAATGCCCTAGGGGAGAATCGTCCCCGTTCGGTATCCCGCGGAGTACATACGGCTGTGGCTATTTCTTTAGTGTGCGGTCTGGTGCTCGCCTTAATCGGTATCGCATTCGCCCATCCAATTCTTGGCGCCATTTCCACACCTGCGGATATTATGGAGCAGGCGGACCTTTATTTTCGGATATACTTTGTGGGAATCCCCTTTATCCTGCTGTATAATTTCTGTGCAGCGCTGCTCCGGAGTAAGGGAGATACCAAGCGCCCGTTCTATGTCTTGCTGGTGGCGGGAGCCATCAATCTTGTCCTGAACGTAATCTTTGTTGTGGGCTTCCGCATGGATGTGGACGGCGTTGCCATTGCGACGGTCATTGCCAATGTCATAAGTTCCTTGACTTTGCTCTTCTTCCTAAAACGGGAAGCGGGTCCCTTCAAGTTTGATTTCTGGAAGTTGCGCTTTACGCCATGGATCCTAGGACGCATGATTAAGATTGGCCTGCCTGCGGGAGTTCAGGGTGCGCTCTTTTCCTTCAGTAACGTTTGTATTCAATCGGCTATAAACAGCCTTGGTTCTACGGCGGTTGCCGCTTCCGCTGTTGCCATGAATCCGGAATTGATCGTTTACTTCTGGCTAGCATCCTTTGGCCACGCCTGCGTTACCTTTGTGGGGCAAAATTATGGAGCCCGCAATCTTGAACGCTGCAAGAAGGTGGTCCGCTGGACTCTGTTGCTGTCTGGCCTATCCACTTTTACGCTAGGTGCCTTGACTTGCATTTTCTATCATCCCATTCTATCCATCTTTACCAACGACGAGGCCACCATTGAAACAGGTATGTACCGAGTCTACATTGTAATAGGCTTGGAATTTATCAACGTGCTTATAGATGTGACTTCCGGCGCCCTTCGCGGCATGGGGAAATCCATGTTGCCGACGTTAATTTGTGTGTTTGGCATTTGTGGAATCCGAATTTCCTGGGTGTTTGTCATGTTCCCCAAATTTGGAACATTCAAGGCCTTGATGTTCTGTTATCCCCTAAGCTGGATAACGACAGGTGTGATTTTGGTCTGTATTTATGGCCGTTTTGTTCGCAAAAAGAAAATAGAGTGGGCTTCCGAAAAATAG